AACATACCAAAGACATCCGGATTGGCCGCTGAATCGAAACCTCAGGAAATAACACCGATGAAATCTTCCGCCGTCAGAAACGATGCTTTGCCGACACTGGACGAATTAAAGGCAACGGTATCCGGTTGTAAAAAATGCGATCTGTGTAAAACGCGCACGCAAACTGTTTTCGGATCGGGCAATCCCAAAGCAAATTTAATGTTTGTCGGTGAAGCGCCGGGAGCGGATGAAGATGAACAAGGTTTGCCATTTGTCGGGCGAGCAGGACAGCTTCTTACTAAAATGATCGAGGAAGAACGTTCACTCGGAATTCCGCGCGAAACTGTTTACATTGCTAATATTCTGAAATGCCGTCCGCCCGGCAATCGTAAACCTAACCCGAACGAAATCGAGCAGTGTGAGCCGTATTTAATTACACAGATTGAATTAATTCGCCCAAAAATCATTTGTGCCTTAGGGCTCACGGCAGCCAACACGCTTTTACGGAATACGTTGTCCATGACTGCAATGCGCGGAAAGACTTTTGATTATCACGGTGTCCCGCTTATTGTAACGTATCACCCTGCCGCACTTTTGCGCAATCCCA
Above is a window of bacterium DNA encoding:
- a CDS encoding uracil-DNA glycosylase, translating into MKSSAVRNDALPTLDELKATVSGCKKCDLCKTRTQTVFGSGNPKANLMFVGEAPGADEDEQGLPFVGRAGQLLTKMIEEERSLGIPRETVYIANILKCRPPGNRKPNPNEIEQCEPYLITQIELIRPKIICALGLTAANTLLRNTLSMTAMRGKTFDYHGVPLIVTYHPAALLRNPNWKKPAWEDMLLLKKMLEDLKKN